A genomic window from Lotus japonicus ecotype B-129 chromosome 1, LjGifu_v1.2 includes:
- the LOC130734165 gene encoding uncharacterized protein LOC130734165 yields MTSNKGTEQPNTECCMCGDLGFSDQLFQCRVCQFRSQHRYCSNLYPKDESLRTCNWCLSQNQGSPNSSNSSSTYRNYNRTTEDESNKNKKIRIINSSHQNIGVKKGLQKLINKKPKSPPEAGSSSPPSRSTSVTVSTRKRIITNGELEERLRRTRSEDIMNRSSGGHGGGGGGAAKPVFKNKVRRYKLLDEVSS; encoded by the exons ATGACAAGCAACAAAGGAACTGAACAACCCAACACAGAGTGTTGCATGTGTGGGGATCTTGGCTTCTCTGACCAGCTTTTTCAATGCAGAGTCTGTCAATTCAGATCTCAACACAG GTACTGCAGTAATCTCTACCCAAAAGATGAGTCTCTTAGAACCTGCAACTGGTGTTTGAGCCAGAACCAAGGGTCACCAAACTCATCAAATTCTTCATCTACTTATAGGAATTACAACCGAACCACCGAAGATGAGAGCAATAAGAACAAGAAAATCAGGATTATTAACAGTTCTCATCAGAATATTGGAGTTAAGAAAGGGCTTCAGAAACTGATTAATAAGAAGCCCAAGTCTCCACCTGAGGCTGgatcatcatcaccaccatctAGGTCCACATCGGTTACGGTTTCGACCCGCAAGAGGATCATCACCAACGGTGAATTGGAGGAGAGGCTGAGGAGGACAAGGTCAGAAGACATCATGAACAGAAGTAGTGGCGGTCACGGCGGCGGCGGAGGCGGTGCTGCTAAACCGGTTTTCAAGAATAAGGTTAGAAGGTACAAGCTTTTGGATGAAGTTTCAAGTTGA
- the LOC130734166 gene encoding glutathione S-transferase U9-like: MAEESKVILHGMWASPYAKRVELALELKGVPYEYVEEDLVNKSELLIKHNPVHKKVPVLVHNGKAIAESLVILEYIDETWKNSPKLLPDDPYKRAQVRFWSKFIQEQILESTFQVLKTEGEAQRKAVDEVYEKLYVLENGMKAFFTDGSNPGFEENNAGILDVVFCSLFGAYKAQEEVLGLQFIVPDKFPVLYSWLITIVELEAVKKVAPPHDKTVGILQHFRRYALKSSTAT; the protein is encoded by the exons ATGGCAGAGGAAAGCAAGGTGATCCTACACGGTATGTGGGCTAGCCCTTATGCCAAGAGGGTTGAATTAGCCCTTGAACTCAAGGGGGTACCCTACGAGTATGTGGAAGAAGACTTGGTAAACAAAAGTGAGTTACTTATCAAGCACAACCCTGTTCACAAGAAGGTTCCAGTTCTTGTTCATAATGGGAAGGCTATAGCTGAATCCCTTGTGATCCTAGAATATATTGACGAAACATGGAAAAATAGTCCGAAGCTGCTTCCTGATGATCCTTATAAGAGAGCCCAAGTGCGCTTCTGGTCTAAATTCATCCAGGAACAG ATATTAGAGAGCACATTTCAAGTACTCAAAACTGAGGGAGAAGCGCAACGGAAAGCCGTTGATGAAGTGTACGAAAAATTGTATGTGCTCGAAAACGGAATGAAGGCGTTTTTCACAGACGGCAGCAATCCTGGCTTTGAGGAAAACAATGCTGGAATCCTAGACGTGGTGTTTTGTTCGTTATTTGGGGCATACAAGGCTCAGGAGGAAGTTCTCGGTCTGCAATTCATAGTGCCGGATAAATTTCCCGTGTTGTATTCTTGGCTGATCACCATTGTTGAGCTCGAAGCAGTGAAAAAGGTTGCTCCTCCACATGATAAAACAGTGGGTATTCTTCAACATTTTAGGCGCTATGCACTAAAATCTTCCACCGCAACCTGA
- the LOC130730236 gene encoding uncharacterized protein LOC130730236 has protein sequence MRARRAWMLAKQLSIVFDESDKEAIKEMSHTSAYGPYTPGFNNVIKLNLDDVEVPLEFIAQYKSMLGNHVVVRDPVGGEFTFQLVVGNNGGLLIDVVDKFVKRYDLKRNHWVDFSYCGKNKFSIRIFDRMMNQISYGAGPSVRQPDVGSSGKNGEEVVVSDVGDKDEVGGEVVVADVGGKVEVGGEVAVPVADIGDKDEDGVEVPVPVADVGGEIPVADVGGQFMDVDNIEENDVIMISSDDEEDDGIVQLSDEEEDDGIMQLSDGEEDDGVERVIHNFDKVISSSDSGGGQTMALPKLYVVNHIRANWENIVLQTPRGRTYSCLLKRRNPRKIDTPIHIAKDWYQYVKDHELKYRDVVHFRPVSTHNNLVNVTITRGQP, from the exons ATGAGAGCTAGGAGAGCTTGGATGCTTGCCAAGCAGCTTAGTATTGTCTTTGATGAGTCTGATAAAGAAGCTATTAAAG AGATGAGTCATACAAGTGCTTATGGCCCTTACACACCTGGTTTCAATAATGTGATAAAGTTAAACCTG GATGACGTGGAAGTTCCATTAGAGTTTATTGCACAATACAAATCTATGCTGGGAAATCATGTTGTTGTTAGGGATCCTGTAGGGGGGGAGTTCACCTTTCAGTTGGTTGTTGGTAATAATGGAGGTTTGCTCATTGATGTTGTGGACAAGTTTGTAAAAAGGTATGATTTGAAACGAAATCATTGGGTAGATTTCTCCTATTGTGGAAAGAACAAGTTTTCTATCAGGATATTTGATAGAATGATGAATCAAATAAGCTATGGTGCTGGCCCTTCTGTAAGGCAACCTGATGTTGGGAGTTCAGGTAAGAATGGTGAAGAGGTGGTTGTTTCTGATGTTGGTGATAAGGATGAAGTTGGTGGGGAAGTTGTAGTGGCTGATGTCGGTGGTAAGGTTGAAGTTGGTGGGGAAGTTGCAGTTCCAGTGGCTGATATTGGTGATAAGGATGAAGATGGTGTGGAAGTTCCAGTTCCAGTGGCTGATGTTGGTGGGGAGATTCCAGTAGCTGATGTTGGTGGGCAGTTTATGGATGTGGATAACATTGAAGAGAATGATGTAATTATGATATCAAGTGATGATGAGGAGGATGATGGAATCGTGCAATTAagtgatgaggaggaggatgatggaATTATGCAATTGAGTGATGGTGAGGAGGATGATGGTGTGGAGAGGGTTATTCATAATTTTGATAAGGTCATTAGCAGCTCTGATTCTGGTGGAGGCCAGACAATG gcATTGCCTAAGTTGTATGTGGTGAATCATATTAGGGCAAACTGGGAGAATATCGTTCTACAAACCCCTAGGGGTAGAACTTATAGTTGTCTGCTGAAAAGAAGGAATCCAAGGAAGATTGATACTCCAATCCACATTGCAAAGGATTGGTATCAATATGTGAAGGATCATGAGTTGAAGTATAGGGATGTTGTGCACTTTAGGCCAGTTAGCACTCACAACAATTTGGTTAATGTTACCATTACCCGTGGGCAGCCGTAG
- the LOC130730241 gene encoding uncharacterized protein LOC130730241, which yields MASQSFSSTQRRNGIADGRLCTCGLTPALKTSWSSSNYGRRYFQCPLKACGYYDWLDPPVHGQVVEAPMTAAVTPGKVVQAPMTAAVTPGQVDDCFEGLKRAEALISDYKRREQMYFIVVVVSLVVVVLLILFKWFTQALDM from the exons ATGGCATCTCAATCATTCTCTTCGACACAAAGAAGAAATGGGATTGCTGATGGAAGGCTTTGTACTTGCGGCCTTACCCCAGCCCTAAAGACTTCATGGTCTAGTAGTAATTATGGACGAAGATATTTTCAATGTCCTTTGAAG GCTTGTGGGTATTATGATTGGCTTGATCCCCCTGTGCATGGGCAAGTTGTTGAAGCCCCCATGACTGCTGCTGTGACTCCTGGTAAAGTTGTTCAAGCCCCCATGACTGCTGCTGTGACTCCTGGTCAAGTTGATGATTGCTTTGAAGGATTAAAGAGGGCAGAAGCTTTGATCTCTGACTACAAGAGAAGGGAACAAATGTATTTCATCGTTGTTGTTGTCTCTTTGGTAGTTGTTGTGCTACTTATTTTGTTTAAGTGGTTTACACAAgctttggatatgtaa